Part of the Pirellulales bacterium genome is shown below.
GCGAAAGAGAATGTTTCATTACTGGTAACCATGATTGGACGCACCGCTGCAGGCGATGATACAATCGGCTCTTGAAACTACTGACTGAACTATGAACCTGATCAACCCGGCGTCAACTCTCGACGATGTTTGGGGAAATCGTCGGATCGGCGGGTGAACCATCGTTCACGACCGTCTCGGGCAATGGCGCTGTCTCGGTTTGCTTGACGGGTTCACCCGGTTTCGAATGCTGATAGGGCGCTGCTTGCGGCTTTTTCCGAGCAATTTGCATTTGGTCAATCACTTGCCGCACGCCGCTAATTCTGGATGCGGTGTTTTTAATCGGAATGCGCTGACCTGCATATTGTAGATTGCCCAACAGCGTCACCACGCCGCGATTTACGGTCGCTGTGATGCGCGAACCTGTTCCCGTACGCGAGAGTCGCGAATTAACCGTCTTGGACAATTCCGTATCTGACACTTCGTTTCTGCCAAACATAGTTCGATCCCCTATTGGTAAAAGAGAGAAACAATGCCGTGGAAAGAGCCAGGGCATCGGAGAGGGAATCGATCATTTGGCCGACAGCACAGCCAGTGAGAGAAGATCGCCAGTCCACATATCATTTTAACACGGGAACAGAGAAACACAATCCAAAAAGAGTTATGGTGATCGCCTGTTTGTCATGATTTACACCTACGTGTTGCCAATTCCTCGATAAAATTGTTATAAAAGCAAGTCGCACATTTCATAGAGTGCGCTAACAAACCACCGATTGAGAATGTGGGGAACATATGCCAGCGAACCACGTCAAATACAGTAGACGCTCATCTTGATTCTCATCGGCTGAAGCCCAATGGTCGCGTCGATTTTCAACGGTCGCTTGGTCGGCTATCGGGAACGGCCGCTTAACCTTTATAAAAGCTCTTTCGCGTCACGGTATCCGCTAGAAAGCTACGTCGGATTCATCTAGGATTATCGCAACGCATTTAATCAGGCGGTTAGCAAACCATTAACCAAGAATAAGGTCCGTTTGTGGCGAATAAAGAACAAAATCGTAAGGGTAAGTTGAATAAACCCAAACTTATGGTTAAGGAAAAGCAGGCCAAGAAGCTGATAAATCGAAGTAAGTAGCGCACGAACGTCGCGACAGCTTCAGAATGTGTGCCCAACCCCCACTCATTGACTTGCTGACTGGCTGATAAGCTTGCGTTGATTTAGCTATACTGACTTGACGTTCCTAGGCGGAGCGGAGTCGATGATGCTAATTCGAGTGGGCTTTGAGCTCGCGTTCAATA
Proteins encoded:
- a CDS encoding BON domain-containing protein; translated protein: MFGRNEVSDTELSKTVNSRLSRTGTGSRITATVNRGVVTLLGNLQYAGQRIPIKNTASRISGVRQVIDQMQIARKKPQAAPYQHSKPGEPVKQTETAPLPETVVNDGSPADPTISPNIVES